The Mycolicibacterium boenickei genome has a segment encoding these proteins:
- a CDS encoding TetR/AcrR family transcriptional regulator produces the protein MSVSSTASTRQGEVVDAAIRVIARDGLSAASLRSIAREIGYTTGVVMHYFKDKQELLVAAAQAVFDPFDALLAAVAPDGFDGLRRLCVVPLPTTQANEALWRIYAQALASSETEPAFAATVRSRYGAIRARVQALLAEGQHEGYLRNDFDPAAQCDILCALIDGLALHAISEPGRFPPGRLEALVTQELEKLRT, from the coding sequence ATGTCCGTCAGCAGTACCGCATCGACCCGGCAGGGCGAGGTGGTCGACGCGGCGATCCGCGTCATCGCCAGGGACGGCCTGTCGGCGGCGTCGTTGCGGTCCATCGCGCGCGAAATCGGTTACACCACAGGCGTCGTCATGCACTACTTCAAGGACAAGCAGGAGCTGCTGGTGGCCGCGGCCCAAGCGGTGTTCGATCCGTTCGACGCCCTGCTGGCCGCGGTGGCCCCCGATGGATTCGACGGTCTGCGCAGACTGTGCGTCGTTCCGCTACCCACCACCCAGGCCAACGAGGCGCTGTGGCGCATCTATGCCCAGGCACTGGCCAGCAGCGAAACCGAGCCGGCCTTCGCCGCGACAGTCCGCAGCCGCTACGGTGCGATCCGCGCGCGGGTGCAGGCACTGCTGGCCGAGGGGCAGCACGAGGGATACCTGCGCAACGATTTCGATCCGGCCGCGCAGTGCGACATCCTCTGCGCCCTGATCGACGGCCTGGCCCTGCACGCCATCAGCGAGCCGGGCAGATTCCCGCCCGGTCGGCTGGAGGCATTGGTGACCCAGGAGCTCGAGAAGCTGCGGACCTGA
- a CDS encoding DUF3159 domain-containing protein translates to MTDSPLDGLMARVGGVSGMIYSALPVTVYATVSALSGRVPAIIAALVTAAAVFGWQLLRRESVRPAVWGFVGVAGCALLALFTGQAKDFYLPGIWMSLASAIVMTGSILVRRPLVGVIWAWATGRDSTWRQVPGVRLVFNIVTAVLATVSWSRFLVQNYLYDTGQDGLLAVARLAMGWPLFVVTTTLVLLSARYAIRALPRSAT, encoded by the coding sequence ATGACGGATTCCCCACTCGACGGACTGATGGCGCGTGTCGGCGGTGTCAGCGGCATGATCTATTCGGCACTGCCGGTGACCGTGTACGCGACGGTCTCCGCGCTTTCGGGACGGGTCCCCGCGATCATCGCCGCGCTGGTGACCGCGGCCGCCGTGTTCGGCTGGCAGCTGTTGCGCCGCGAATCGGTCCGGCCCGCGGTGTGGGGATTCGTCGGGGTGGCGGGCTGCGCGCTGCTGGCCCTGTTCACCGGGCAGGCCAAAGACTTCTATCTACCGGGCATCTGGATGTCGCTGGCCTCGGCCATCGTGATGACCGGCTCGATCCTGGTCAGGCGTCCGCTGGTCGGCGTCATCTGGGCCTGGGCCACCGGTCGCGACAGCACCTGGCGTCAGGTCCCCGGGGTGCGGCTGGTCTTCAACATCGTCACCGCCGTCCTGGCGACCGTGTCGTGGTCGCGGTTCCTGGTGCAGAACTACCTCTACGACACGGGCCAGGACGGACTGCTCGCGGTCGCGCGGCTGGCGATGGGCTGGCCGTTGTTCGTCGTCACCACCACGCTGGTCCTGCTCAGTGCCCGGTATGCCATCCGGGCACTGCCACGCTCGGCGACCTGA
- a CDS encoding RidA family protein — protein MKIVVPQWMQPMYDTHHFAPAVIDGDHLRCSGMIGIRPDMSVAEDPREQFTQAFENLRGLLAEAGLTFADVTDITSYHVGLQQHVQVFGEVKDEFVTAPYPAWTAVGVTELAVPGALVEIQIIARMR, from the coding sequence ATGAAAATAGTTGTCCCGCAGTGGATGCAGCCGATGTACGACACCCACCACTTCGCGCCCGCGGTGATCGACGGCGACCACTTGCGCTGCTCGGGAATGATCGGCATCCGCCCCGACATGAGCGTCGCAGAGGATCCACGCGAGCAGTTCACTCAGGCCTTCGAGAACCTGCGCGGGCTGCTCGCCGAGGCAGGCCTGACCTTCGCCGACGTCACCGACATCACCAGCTACCACGTCGGCCTGCAGCAACATGTGCAGGTGTTCGGCGAGGTGAAGGATGAGTTCGTCACGGCTCCATATCCAGCCTGGACCGCCGTCGGCGTCACCGAGCTGGCCGTCCCGGGCGCGCTGGTCGAGATCCAGATCATCGCTCGGATGCGTTGA
- the pntB gene encoding Re/Si-specific NAD(P)(+) transhydrogenase subunit beta — protein sequence MFTLENVATAAYVVAALLFILALAGLSKHETSRAGNTFGITGMAIALIATIALAVERKIEPLGLALLIGAMIVGAAIGLWRAKVVEMTGMPELIALLHSFVGLAAVLVGWNGYLHVENNLGGEEAVKLVGEKMLGIHSAEVFIGVFIGAVTFTGSIVANLKLSARIKSAPLMLPGKNFLNIGALIVFAALTVWFVIEPHLWLLIVVTVLALLLGWHLVASIGGGDMPVVVSMLNSYSGWAAAASGFLLGNDLLIITGALVGSSGAYLSYIMCKAMNRSFISVIAGGFGIEAGPAEDKDYGEHREINAEGAAELLAHADSVIITPGYGMAVAQAQYGVADLTRKLRERGVNVRFGIHPVAGRLPGHMNVLLAEAKVPYDIVLEMDEINDDFDGTSVVLVIGANDTVNPAAAEDPGSPIAGMPVLTVWNADHVIVFKRSMASGYAGVQNPLFFRENTQMLFGDARDRVNDILAALPVAEHV from the coding sequence ATGTTCACCCTAGAAAACGTTGCCACCGCGGCCTACGTCGTCGCGGCCCTGCTGTTCATCCTGGCCCTGGCCGGACTGTCCAAGCACGAAACCTCCCGTGCCGGTAACACCTTCGGCATCACCGGCATGGCGATCGCCCTGATCGCCACCATCGCCCTGGCTGTCGAGCGCAAGATCGAGCCGCTGGGCCTGGCCCTGCTGATCGGCGCCATGATCGTCGGTGCCGCAATCGGCCTGTGGCGCGCCAAGGTCGTCGAGATGACCGGCATGCCCGAACTGATCGCCCTGCTGCACTCGTTCGTCGGTCTGGCGGCCGTGCTGGTCGGCTGGAACGGCTACCTGCACGTCGAGAACAACCTCGGCGGCGAGGAAGCGGTCAAGCTCGTCGGCGAGAAGATGCTGGGCATCCACTCGGCCGAGGTGTTCATCGGTGTGTTCATCGGTGCGGTCACCTTCACCGGCTCGATCGTGGCCAACCTCAAGCTCTCGGCTCGCATCAAGTCCGCGCCGCTGATGCTGCCCGGCAAGAACTTCCTCAACATCGGCGCGCTGATCGTCTTCGCCGCACTGACCGTGTGGTTCGTCATCGAGCCGCACCTGTGGCTGCTCATCGTGGTGACCGTGCTCGCGCTGCTGCTGGGCTGGCACCTGGTCGCCTCGATCGGCGGCGGCGACATGCCCGTCGTGGTGTCGATGCTCAACAGCTACTCCGGTTGGGCCGCAGCCGCCTCCGGCTTCCTGCTCGGCAACGACCTGCTGATCATCACCGGCGCCCTCGTCGGCTCCTCCGGTGCCTACCTGTCCTACATCATGTGCAAGGCCATGAACCGGTCGTTCATCTCCGTGATCGCCGGTGGTTTCGGCATCGAGGCCGGGCCCGCCGAGGACAAGGACTACGGCGAGCACCGCGAGATCAACGCCGAGGGTGCAGCCGAACTGCTCGCCCACGCCGACTCCGTGATCATCACGCCCGGCTACGGCATGGCCGTGGCCCAGGCCCAGTACGGTGTGGCCGACCTGACCCGCAAGCTGCGTGAGCGCGGCGTCAACGTCCGCTTCGGCATCCACCCGGTCGCCGGACGCCTGCCCGGCCACATGAACGTGCTGCTGGCCGAGGCCAAGGTGCCCTACGACATCGTGCTCGAAATGGACGAGATCAACGACGACTTCGACGGCACCTCCGTCGTGCTCGTGATCGGCGCCAACGACACCGTCAACCCGGCCGCCGCCGAGGATCCGGGCAGCCCGATCGCCGGCATGCCGGTGCTCACGGTGTGGAACGCCGACCACGTCATCGTGTTCAAGCGGTCCATGGCCTCCGGTTACGCCGGCGTGCAGAACCCGCTGTTCTTCCGGGAGAACACCCAGATGCTGTTCGGCGACGCCCGCGACCGCGTCAACGACATCCTCGCGGCACTGCCCGTGGCGGAGCACGTCTAG
- a CDS encoding magnesium transporter CorA family protein, with product MRKVQGRIWRSGKPVDGFTFTDISDCLAEEDTLVWADIYDPDHEALRELAQELGLNMWAVEDAVAPKERTKTSVYQSHTFFTVYAVDTRTPGEDAPPDTSLLVKHRISAFVLPHGLITVRLPSVNGATTEFDIDEVSRRFDDLGGQNYGVGALVHGLLDVVVDGHFEAVEALDEAIESLEDELFADGGPRRGLQRRTFQLRKDLVELRRVVLPMREVVSTIQHRRLDSSTSPALDPLYADLYDHVLRASEWTESLRDMVTTVFETNLSLQDARLNTVMKKLSGWAAIIAVPTAITGFYGQNVMYPGINTVVGFIASSILIVVLVILLYVMFKRRDWL from the coding sequence GTGAGGAAGGTGCAGGGACGGATCTGGCGCTCCGGCAAACCGGTCGACGGTTTCACGTTCACGGACATATCGGACTGCCTGGCCGAAGAGGACACCTTGGTCTGGGCCGACATCTACGACCCCGACCACGAGGCGCTCCGCGAGCTGGCGCAGGAACTCGGGCTCAACATGTGGGCGGTCGAAGACGCCGTCGCCCCCAAGGAACGCACCAAAACCTCGGTGTACCAATCGCATACGTTCTTCACGGTGTACGCGGTCGACACCCGGACGCCGGGTGAGGACGCCCCACCGGACACCTCGCTGTTGGTGAAACACCGCATCTCGGCGTTCGTCCTGCCGCATGGCCTGATCACCGTCCGGCTGCCCAGCGTCAACGGTGCGACCACCGAGTTCGACATCGACGAGGTGTCACGACGCTTCGACGACCTCGGCGGTCAGAACTACGGTGTCGGCGCCCTGGTGCACGGCCTGCTCGACGTCGTGGTGGACGGACACTTCGAGGCCGTCGAGGCACTCGACGAAGCCATCGAATCGCTCGAAGACGAGTTGTTCGCCGACGGTGGGCCACGCCGCGGCCTCCAACGGCGCACCTTTCAGCTGCGCAAGGACCTGGTCGAGCTGCGCCGGGTGGTGCTGCCGATGCGTGAGGTGGTCAGCACCATCCAGCACCGCAGGCTCGACTCGTCCACCTCTCCGGCCCTCGACCCGCTATACGCCGACCTGTACGACCATGTGCTGCGGGCCTCGGAGTGGACCGAGTCCCTGCGCGACATGGTCACCACCGTGTTCGAGACCAACCTGTCCCTGCAGGACGCCCGGCTGAACACGGTGATGAAAAAACTCAGCGGCTGGGCCGCCATCATCGCGGTGCCGACCGCCATCACGGGCTTCTACGGCCAGAACGTCATGTATCCCGGGATCAACACCGTCGTGGGCTTCATCGCCAGCAGCATTTTGATTGTTGTGCTCGTGATCCTGTTGTATGTGATGTTCAAACGCCGGGACTGGCTGTAA
- a CDS encoding phytanoyl-CoA dioxygenase family protein: MQVTDQMKRDLAADGAIVVRGLFSPEQLARVREAFDYGIEHPSPGAKRVYPGTPDEHFNEYGNPENIEQYLGLIKELELADFAASLWDSEHVWFLGEELFIKKGGKAGRSPWHQDTAYMPANGPHLLNIWVSFETLPRYNALEFVRGSHAGIQYDGTTYTDPTDPTKPLWPDSDWPRLPDIEGDRAKDPTSWDVISWDLEPGDALVFHSGSLHGGAPVTPDCPDRHTLVFRFFGDQLFYRPVPDARPDFAHDVSALNDPSLTPGEPYHPEYFAQLR; encoded by the coding sequence ATGCAGGTAACCGACCAGATGAAGCGAGACCTGGCTGCCGACGGCGCCATCGTCGTCCGTGGTCTCTTCAGCCCCGAACAACTCGCCCGGGTCCGCGAGGCCTTCGACTACGGCATCGAGCATCCGAGCCCGGGCGCCAAACGGGTATACCCGGGCACCCCCGACGAGCACTTCAACGAGTACGGCAACCCGGAGAACATCGAGCAGTACCTCGGTTTGATCAAGGAACTCGAACTCGCGGACTTCGCTGCCTCCCTATGGGATTCGGAGCACGTGTGGTTCCTGGGCGAGGAACTGTTCATCAAGAAGGGCGGCAAGGCCGGCCGCTCACCCTGGCATCAGGACACCGCCTACATGCCCGCCAACGGGCCGCACCTGCTCAACATCTGGGTCAGCTTCGAGACGTTGCCGCGGTACAACGCGCTGGAATTCGTCCGCGGATCGCACGCCGGCATCCAGTACGACGGCACCACCTACACCGATCCGACCGATCCCACCAAACCCTTGTGGCCTGACTCAGATTGGCCGCGACTGCCCGACATCGAAGGCGACCGCGCGAAGGACCCGACGTCCTGGGACGTCATCTCCTGGGATCTGGAACCCGGCGACGCACTCGTATTCCACTCCGGTTCCCTGCATGGCGGCGCCCCGGTCACCCCCGACTGCCCCGACCGCCATACCCTGGTGTTCCGGTTCTTCGGCGATCAGCTGTTCTACCGGCCGGTGCCCGACGCGAGGCCGGATTTCGCCCACGACGTGAGTGCACTCAACGACCCCTCGCTGACGCCGGGCGAGCCCTACCACCCCGAGTACTTCGCGCAGCTGCGCTGA
- a CDS encoding Re/Si-specific NAD(P)(+) transhydrogenase subunit alpha codes for MLIGIPRESLPGETRVAATPQTVGQIIKLGYEVVVESGAGAASSFSDAAYVEAGAEVGSPWDADVVLKVNAPDDAEIGKLRDGATLVSLISPALKPELVEKLSTRPITVLAMDAVPRISRAQSLDVLSSMANIAGYRAVVEAAHSFGRFFTGQVTAAGKVPPAKVLVVGAGVAGLAAIGAAGSLGAVVKATDPRPEVADQVASLGGEYVSVDPNAGEVSATGYAKEMGDDYKAREAELYAELAKDVDIIITTALIPGKPAPRIITGDMVASMKAGSVIVDMAAANGGNVEGTVKDQAIVTDNGVTIIGYTDLAGRLPAQASQLYGTNLVNLLKLLTPDKDGKVVLDWDDVVQRSMTVVRDGETTWPPPPVQVSAAPAAQPAAAAPVVKEEKKPMSTGRRLGVTFAAAAAIFALIAMSPAALQVHLTVFALAIVIGYYVIGNVHHALHTPLMSVTNAISGIIVVGALLQIGHGDIAITSLAFVAILLASINVFGGFAVTRRMLAMFSRS; via the coding sequence ATGCTCATCGGGATCCCGCGCGAGTCCCTACCTGGGGAAACGCGCGTTGCCGCCACGCCGCAGACTGTCGGACAGATTATCAAGCTCGGGTACGAGGTTGTCGTAGAAAGCGGCGCCGGTGCTGCCTCGAGCTTCTCCGACGCCGCCTACGTAGAGGCTGGTGCCGAGGTCGGCTCGCCGTGGGACGCCGACGTCGTCTTGAAGGTCAACGCGCCTGATGATGCCGAGATCGGCAAGCTGCGCGACGGAGCGACGCTAGTGAGCTTGATCTCACCCGCGCTCAAGCCGGAACTCGTGGAGAAGCTGTCCACCCGGCCCATCACGGTGCTGGCGATGGACGCGGTGCCGCGTATCTCGCGCGCCCAGTCGCTCGACGTGCTGTCCTCGATGGCCAACATCGCCGGCTACCGCGCCGTGGTCGAGGCCGCCCACAGCTTCGGCCGGTTCTTCACCGGTCAGGTCACCGCGGCGGGCAAGGTGCCCCCGGCCAAGGTGCTCGTGGTGGGTGCCGGCGTGGCCGGCCTGGCCGCCATCGGCGCGGCCGGATCGCTCGGCGCCGTCGTCAAGGCCACCGATCCCCGCCCCGAGGTCGCCGACCAGGTCGCCTCCCTCGGCGGTGAGTACGTGTCCGTCGACCCCAACGCCGGCGAAGTGTCGGCCACCGGCTACGCCAAGGAAATGGGCGACGACTACAAGGCCCGTGAGGCCGAGTTGTACGCCGAACTGGCCAAAGACGTCGACATCATCATCACCACCGCGCTGATCCCGGGTAAGCCCGCGCCGCGCATCATCACCGGTGACATGGTCGCCTCGATGAAGGCCGGCAGCGTCATCGTCGACATGGCCGCGGCCAACGGCGGCAACGTCGAGGGCACCGTCAAGGACCAGGCCATCGTCACCGACAACGGTGTGACGATCATCGGCTACACCGACCTGGCCGGCCGCCTGCCCGCCCAGGCCTCCCAGCTGTACGGCACCAACCTGGTCAACCTGCTCAAGCTGCTGACCCCGGACAAGGACGGCAAGGTCGTCCTCGACTGGGACGACGTGGTGCAGCGCTCGATGACCGTGGTGCGCGACGGCGAGACCACCTGGCCCCCGCCGCCGGTACAGGTCTCGGCTGCCCCGGCCGCTCAGCCCGCCGCGGCTGCGCCGGTGGTCAAGGAAGAGAAGAAGCCGATGTCGACCGGACGTCGTCTCGGCGTCACGTTCGCCGCGGCTGCCGCGATCTTCGCCCTGATCGCGATGTCCCCGGCGGCGCTGCAGGTCCACCTGACGGTGTTCGCGCTGGCGATCGTGATCGGCTACTACGTGATCGGCAATGTGCACCACGCGCTGCACACCCCGCTGATGTCGGTGACCAACGCGATCTCCGGAATCATCGTGGTGGGCGCTCTGCTGCAGATCGGCCACGGCGACATCGCGATCACCTCGCTGGCCTTCGTCGCCATCCTGCTGGCCAGCATCAACGTATTCGGCGGCTTCGCGGTGACGCGTCGCATGCTCGCGATGTTCTCCCGCAGCTAG
- a CDS encoding Ig-like domain-containing protein — protein MTVVNPLFNPQHTAPPSRRTLQTTGRIGAYSGIVVTGWLVAALASGHGVAAADPTGTSSSDSSTSASASSASGETSTGPTSAGASGESSPGQSGTSANGPGKGWAKKLPKPKRSGKTSSTKELAPGVTISSSGGAQKEPGRPDGLAGAIDAHLASLSSIPDKVRESVLTRNNGTEKPELSLPTLSLPEISLPDIASPRTVDAVADADSKTAAPVGPVELSATLERSLAKAKEVTDRVEQVTGTIGDRVTEKISEKFSDAGLAAATNDAESVITSAAVDVRTTAGAIATPAAQAENPAEGVMGVLNGIVTTVLNPFLAPAPDSPEPFTPIMWAALAWVRRNAFNQAPVVSSPTTTVQTGQTVTGNIGVTDAEGDELTYTVTEAPKYGTVTINQETGEFTYTPDDIDYDAAQVDSFTVSVTDGDKVNLLALFKPRTAQNDIDVTVLSPTVERVILDLPDGITNPNTPRFADDGKSLYFSATPTAGGREEIYRISVDGSTVECITCGVSTDITAGLGRVDPFDDGTGRLMIQVRTSPNSYVVYEETAEGKQLVPVITPPSGARAIDPQREMRISPDGTHVLFSQIQMTSTGLITAVPVVGRLERTDAGYEIADARVVYPVGEGKQWTPDGKGVIILGGRYEAGNVDDIVVDLETGEVTRLTGNLDYDEDIDMSPNGQWIAVGSTRGYDALTPMSRIVRPAFLPADIQGVVYEKYRGTGDSTNITNQEWVIAIEDDLKGENGIPVFVDGDGYTARSMASWNNTGDAVAFWEASGADATDTRLVIAKLNYTTSVGPVEGDRTTPDPTWAPELKTYVPSTAPLPPTGTYAGAGGGTAVVTETTDSATGHIVRTVTYTDYVNEEGMILNGTESTDTTASQSSIHYVADITVTGTHTGYLDADATINKLQRTMTGHITSDLDGDVQSVNDQDRIDEDRENM, from the coding sequence ATGACTGTTGTCAATCCGCTCTTCAATCCGCAACACACTGCCCCGCCATCTCGCCGGACACTCCAGACCACGGGGCGTATCGGTGCCTACAGCGGCATCGTGGTTACGGGATGGCTGGTCGCCGCACTCGCGTCCGGCCACGGTGTCGCCGCGGCCGACCCGACCGGAACATCCTCCTCGGACTCGTCGACGTCGGCCTCCGCGAGCTCGGCATCAGGTGAGACCTCGACGGGGCCGACATCTGCCGGGGCCTCGGGTGAGAGCTCGCCGGGCCAGAGCGGAACATCGGCCAATGGCCCCGGCAAGGGCTGGGCCAAGAAGTTGCCCAAGCCGAAGCGGTCGGGCAAGACGTCATCGACCAAAGAGCTGGCACCCGGCGTGACGATCAGCAGCAGCGGTGGGGCACAGAAGGAACCGGGCCGGCCCGACGGCCTCGCCGGAGCGATCGATGCGCATCTGGCGTCGTTGTCGTCGATACCGGACAAGGTGCGGGAGAGCGTGCTGACCCGCAATAACGGCACGGAGAAGCCGGAGTTGTCACTGCCGACGCTCTCGCTACCGGAAATCTCGTTGCCCGACATCGCGTCGCCACGGACCGTGGATGCCGTGGCGGACGCCGATTCGAAGACCGCGGCTCCGGTCGGGCCGGTCGAGCTCAGCGCCACCCTCGAGCGGTCACTGGCGAAAGCCAAGGAGGTCACCGACCGGGTCGAGCAGGTCACCGGGACGATCGGTGATCGGGTGACCGAGAAGATCTCCGAGAAGTTCAGCGATGCGGGTCTCGCAGCGGCGACTAACGATGCCGAGTCCGTGATCACCTCTGCCGCGGTTGATGTGCGTACCACGGCCGGCGCGATCGCCACCCCCGCAGCGCAGGCCGAGAACCCGGCCGAAGGCGTCATGGGTGTGTTGAACGGGATCGTCACCACGGTGCTCAATCCGTTCCTCGCCCCCGCTCCGGATTCGCCGGAACCGTTCACGCCGATCATGTGGGCGGCACTGGCGTGGGTCCGTCGTAACGCGTTCAACCAGGCGCCGGTGGTCAGCAGCCCGACCACCACGGTGCAGACCGGCCAGACCGTGACCGGCAATATCGGGGTGACCGACGCCGAGGGTGATGAGTTGACCTACACGGTGACCGAGGCGCCGAAGTACGGGACGGTCACCATCAACCAGGAGACCGGTGAGTTCACCTACACGCCGGACGACATCGATTACGATGCGGCACAGGTGGATTCGTTCACGGTGTCAGTGACCGACGGTGACAAGGTCAACCTGTTGGCACTCTTCAAGCCCCGCACCGCCCAGAACGACATCGATGTCACGGTGCTCAGCCCCACTGTGGAGCGGGTCATCCTGGACCTGCCGGACGGCATCACCAACCCGAACACTCCGCGCTTCGCCGACGACGGAAAATCCCTCTATTTCTCCGCCACACCAACGGCCGGCGGTCGCGAGGAGATCTATCGGATCAGTGTCGACGGCTCGACTGTCGAATGCATCACCTGCGGCGTGTCCACGGACATCACTGCAGGGCTGGGCAGAGTCGATCCGTTCGACGACGGGACGGGGCGGCTGATGATCCAAGTCAGGACCAGCCCGAACTCCTATGTCGTGTACGAAGAGACCGCAGAAGGCAAACAACTGGTTCCGGTCATCACGCCACCTTCCGGTGCACGTGCCATCGATCCGCAACGTGAGATGAGAATCTCGCCTGACGGTACGCATGTGTTGTTCAGTCAGATCCAGATGACCTCGACGGGTCTCATCACGGCGGTGCCGGTGGTCGGCCGGTTGGAGCGTACTGACGCCGGATATGAAATCGCCGACGCCCGTGTGGTTTACCCCGTCGGCGAGGGCAAGCAGTGGACCCCGGACGGTAAGGGCGTGATCATCCTCGGCGGCCGCTACGAGGCAGGCAATGTCGATGACATCGTGGTCGACCTGGAGACCGGCGAGGTCACCCGGCTGACCGGCAACCTCGACTACGACGAGGACATCGACATGTCTCCCAACGGCCAGTGGATCGCGGTCGGCAGCACGCGTGGGTATGACGCGCTGACGCCGATGTCGCGGATCGTCCGTCCGGCCTTCCTGCCGGCGGACATCCAAGGTGTGGTGTACGAGAAGTACCGGGGAACCGGGGATTCGACAAATATCACGAACCAGGAATGGGTCATCGCAATCGAAGATGACCTCAAGGGCGAGAACGGGATTCCGGTGTTCGTCGACGGCGACGGGTACACCGCCCGGAGCATGGCGAGCTGGAACAACACCGGAGATGCGGTGGCGTTCTGGGAAGCCAGCGGCGCTGATGCGACAGACACCCGGTTGGTCATCGCCAAGCTGAACTACACCACCAGCGTCGGTCCGGTGGAGGGTGATCGCACCACCCCGGATCCGACCTGGGCGCCCGAACTCAAGACGTACGTGCCGAGCACGGCGCCGCTGCCGCCGACCGGAACGTACGCCGGTGCCGGTGGCGGCACCGCGGTGGTCACCGAGACCACCGATTCGGCGACGGGGCACATCGTCCGCACCGTCACCTACACCGATTACGTCAACGAAGAGGGGATGATCCTCAACGGCACCGAATCGACGGACACCACCGCCAGCCAGTCCAGCATCCACTATGTCGCCGACATCACCGTCACGGGTACGCACACCGGCTACCTCGACGCCGATGCCACCATCAACAAGCTGCAGCGGACGATGACCGGCCACATCACCTCTGATCTCGACGGCGACGTGCAGAGCGTCAACGACCAGGACAGGATCGACGAGGACAGGGAGAACATGTAG